The Parashewanella tropica genome window below encodes:
- the gspG gene encoding type II secretion system major pseudopilin GspG, translated as MQSKRRQQGFTLLEIMVVVVIIGLLAGLVLPNVLGNKEKADTQKAVADIVTLENALDMYKLDNGMYPTTEQGLEALVQAPSIDPEPRNYRDGGYLRRLPQDPWRHDYILVSPGEHGKIDVFSMGPDGQAGTDDDIGNWNLKDYQ; from the coding sequence ATGCAAAGTAAACGTCGTCAGCAAGGCTTCACCTTGCTAGAAATCATGGTAGTAGTGGTAATCATCGGTCTATTAGCTGGCCTAGTATTACCGAACGTACTCGGTAACAAGGAAAAAGCCGATACCCAAAAAGCAGTGGCTGATATTGTGACGTTAGAAAATGCGTTAGATATGTACAAGTTGGATAACGGCATGTACCCAACCACTGAGCAAGGACTTGAAGCGTTAGTTCAAGCACCAAGTATCGATCCAGAACCACGTAACTATCGTGACGGTGGTTATTTACGTCGTTTGCCACAAGATCCTTGGCGTCACGATTACATTCTCGTCAGCCCAGGCGAGCATGGAAAAATTGATGTATTCAGCATGGGCCCTGATGGACAAGCGGGTACTGATGATGACATCGGTAACTGGAACTTAAAAGATTATCAATAA
- the gspK gene encoding type II secretion system minor pseudopilin GspK yields the protein MRKRQQGVALLVVLLIVALISVLATDITSRNQISVRRTINLAEYDQAYWYALSLEQLANKVLKKDLDDSEGKVNLSQVWAQTDVVFPVENGVLAGQIKDMRACFNLNALSAKTTQQQNNNGGPREDPLPVKQFAGLLEALGVEPFTAEQLAKSVRNYIDTTPAVGGYYGPDAEYEARDVPYRAAKTMMNHRSELRAVLGITQKVYDKIAPYVCAIPGNDKQTINVNTIKVEQAPLLAGMLLNRISADEAKNIIESRDTKGYDNIDDFWSESGINGGNNLAQIKSTFTIKSQYFELDGKAKVGDAIFQLQSILQVNNDHYVDVLSRQYGGQK from the coding sequence ATGCGTAAACGCCAGCAAGGCGTTGCCTTATTAGTGGTGTTATTGATCGTGGCGCTCATCTCTGTGTTGGCAACGGATATTACTTCTCGTAATCAGATTTCAGTGCGCCGAACCATAAATTTAGCTGAATACGATCAAGCCTATTGGTATGCGTTATCGTTAGAGCAGCTCGCGAATAAGGTCCTGAAAAAGGATTTGGATGACTCTGAAGGCAAAGTGAATTTGAGCCAAGTGTGGGCACAAACGGATGTGGTGTTTCCGGTTGAAAACGGGGTATTGGCAGGGCAAATTAAAGACATGCGCGCCTGTTTTAATCTAAACGCCTTGAGTGCAAAGACTACTCAACAGCAAAATAATAACGGTGGGCCTCGAGAAGACCCCTTGCCCGTTAAGCAGTTTGCAGGATTGTTAGAAGCACTGGGTGTCGAGCCTTTTACCGCAGAGCAGTTGGCGAAATCAGTGCGAAATTATATTGATACCACGCCAGCGGTAGGCGGTTATTATGGCCCCGATGCTGAATATGAGGCAAGAGATGTCCCGTACCGCGCCGCAAAAACCATGATGAATCATCGCAGTGAGCTGCGGGCGGTACTTGGGATCACTCAAAAGGTATACGATAAAATCGCGCCTTATGTGTGTGCCATTCCTGGTAACGATAAGCAGACGATTAATGTGAATACCATTAAAGTTGAACAGGCGCCGCTATTGGCTGGCATGTTACTTAATCGGATATCAGCCGATGAGGCAAAAAACATTATCGAAAGTCGAGACACTAAAGGGTACGACAATATTGATGATTTCTGGTCGGAGTCAGGGATAAATGGAGGCAATAATTTAGCCCAAATTAAGTCGACCTTTACCATTAAGAGTCAATATTTTGAGTTAGACGGCAAAGCCAAAGTAGGTGATGCTATTTTTCAATTACAAAGTATTTTACAGGTTAATAATGATCATTATGTTGACGTGTTGAGTCGACAATACGGTGGTCAAAAATAA
- the gspD gene encoding type II secretion system secretin GspD has translation MKNNKIGRKWLASLLTGLVLLSPTASWSAEYAANFKGTDIQEFINTVGKNLNKTIIIDPTIRGKINVRSYDLLNEEQYYQFFLNVLQVYGYAVVDMDHNIIKVIKDKDAKTSSIRVADDKKPGQGDEMVTRIVALYNTQAKLLAPLLRQLNDNAGGGNVVNYDPSNVLMITGRAAVVDKLVEIVRRVDKQGDTSVQVLPLKYASASEVVRIMDTLYRQNRSSSQLNGGTPKVVADERTNSVVISGDEKSRIRAMDLIKRLDEEQASTGNTKVRYLRYAKADDLVNVLTGVAQKLTKDKKGRSKGSSSSSSSSSQGKGDVSVVAHEETNSLVITAEPAEMRTLDNVINQLDVRPAQVLVEAIIVEVSEGDNVGFGVQWGSARGGISQFNNLGASIGEIGAGVWKARPVKGTTVCTGVGSENCTKNPDQDGDVTLLAQALGKINGMAWGIASGDFGALVQAIAGDTNSNVLATPSITTLDNQEANFIVGDEVPVITGSSTSSGSTTSNPFQTVERKEVGVKLKVVPQINEGSSVKLTIEQEVSGVNGNTGVDISFSTRRLTTTVMADSGQIVVLGGLINEEVQESVQKVPILGDIPILGHLFKSSSSKKTKRNLMVFIKPTIIKDGLTMEGIAGRKYNYFRALQLEQQDKGVNLMPNTKVPVLQEWDQSKHVPKEVNDILERYKQGKGLDTKMRRSDDALKVVTESKNKDTEKK, from the coding sequence ATGAAGAATAACAAGATAGGACGAAAGTGGCTTGCCAGTCTGTTAACGGGCCTCGTCCTTCTGTCACCTACTGCGTCATGGTCAGCTGAATATGCGGCTAATTTTAAAGGCACAGATATTCAAGAGTTCATCAATACGGTAGGAAAAAATCTTAACAAGACCATCATTATTGATCCGACCATTCGTGGCAAAATCAATGTTCGCAGCTATGACTTACTGAATGAAGAGCAGTACTATCAGTTCTTTTTAAACGTATTGCAGGTTTATGGCTATGCGGTTGTGGACATGGATCACAACATCATTAAGGTCATCAAAGACAAAGACGCGAAAACGTCTTCGATTCGTGTGGCTGATGATAAAAAGCCCGGTCAAGGCGATGAAATGGTCACTCGAATTGTGGCCTTATACAACACCCAAGCTAAACTCCTTGCGCCACTGCTTCGTCAGCTAAATGACAATGCAGGTGGCGGTAATGTGGTTAATTACGACCCATCTAATGTATTGATGATCACCGGCCGAGCAGCTGTCGTTGACAAGCTGGTGGAGATTGTACGTCGTGTCGATAAACAAGGGGATACGTCGGTTCAGGTATTACCGCTTAAATATGCTTCTGCCAGCGAGGTGGTGCGTATTATGGATACTTTGTATCGTCAAAATCGCAGCAGTTCTCAGCTTAATGGCGGCACTCCAAAAGTCGTTGCTGATGAACGCACTAACTCTGTAGTGATCAGTGGTGATGAAAAAAGCCGAATTCGTGCAATGGATCTCATCAAACGCTTAGATGAAGAGCAAGCCAGCACAGGTAACACCAAAGTGCGTTACCTGCGCTATGCCAAAGCGGATGACTTGGTTAACGTATTAACGGGCGTAGCCCAAAAGCTAACTAAGGATAAAAAAGGACGCAGTAAAGGCTCAAGCAGCAGTTCTTCCTCTTCATCTCAAGGTAAAGGTGATGTGTCAGTTGTGGCTCACGAAGAAACCAACTCTTTGGTGATCACCGCTGAGCCAGCAGAAATGCGAACCCTTGATAATGTCATCAATCAGCTTGATGTACGCCCAGCCCAAGTTTTGGTTGAAGCCATCATTGTTGAAGTGTCAGAAGGCGATAATGTCGGCTTTGGTGTCCAATGGGGCAGTGCCAGAGGTGGTATTTCTCAATTTAATAACTTAGGTGCCAGTATCGGTGAAATTGGTGCAGGTGTATGGAAAGCCCGTCCAGTTAAAGGAACGACGGTTTGTACGGGGGTTGGCAGTGAAAATTGTACCAAAAACCCAGATCAAGACGGTGACGTAACCCTATTAGCTCAAGCCTTAGGTAAAATTAATGGTATGGCATGGGGCATCGCCTCGGGCGATTTCGGCGCCTTAGTACAAGCGATCGCCGGTGATACCAATTCAAACGTTCTTGCAACACCATCGATTACAACCCTAGATAACCAAGAAGCCAACTTTATTGTCGGTGACGAAGTGCCGGTGATCACTGGTTCTTCGACCAGTTCAGGTTCAACCACTAGTAACCCATTCCAAACCGTTGAACGTAAAGAAGTGGGTGTGAAGCTGAAAGTGGTGCCGCAAATTAACGAAGGCAGCTCTGTAAAACTGACTATTGAGCAAGAAGTCTCTGGTGTAAACGGCAACACAGGTGTGGATATTTCGTTCTCGACGCGTCGTTTGACCACAACTGTGATGGCAGATTCAGGTCAAATTGTAGTGCTTGGTGGTTTGATTAACGAAGAAGTGCAAGAAAGCGTGCAAAAAGTACCAATTCTTGGTGACATCCCAATTCTGGGGCACCTATTTAAGTCTTCATCCAGTAAAAAGACCAAGCGTAACCTGATGGTATTCATCAAACCAACGATTATTAAAGACGGTCTAACTATGGAAGGCATCGCGGGTCGTAAGTACAACTACTTCCGTGCTCTACAACTTGAGCAACAAGACAAAGGCGTTAACTTAATGCCGAACACTAAAGTGCCAGTATTGCAAGAGTGGGATCAGTCTAAGCATGTACCTAAAGAAGTGAATGACATTCTTGAGCGCTACAAACAAGGTAAAGGTTTAGATACCAAAATGCGCCGCAGCGATGACGCCCTTAAGGTTGTCACCGAAAGCAAAAATAAAGACACGGAAAAGAAGTAG
- the gspE gene encoding type II secretion system ATPase GspE: MSDVQQPTEQDALSQVTSEVNADIEQDGSEFHSETKDRLPFAYAHRHAVVLAVNEDKQLCLYHTPTSQAQILLEVRRYSGTDLPLIELDNQAFEMKLTQAYQSNSSEAQQLMEDIGNEMDLFTLAEELPQTEDLLEGDDDAPIIKLINALLSEAIKEEASDIHIETYEKQLVVRFRVDGVLKEVLKPNRKLSSLLVSRIKVMARLDIAEKRVPQDGRISLRIAGRAVDVRVSTMPSSHGERVVLRLLDKNAGNLDLKQLGMTDSIRQQFDALIRKPHGIILVTGPTGSGKSTTLYAGLTEINSRDTNILTVEDPIEYELEGIGQTQVNTKVDMTFARGLRAILRQDPDVVMIGEIRDLETAQIAVQASLTGHLVISTLHTNTASGAITRLQDMGVEPFLVSSSLLGVLAQRLVRTLCKDCRQPHQPSPSELELLGLEQGNDSTIYRASGCKKCGYNGYRGRTGIHELLIVDDTVRELIHNGHGELAIEKHVRKGTPSIRHDGMSKVLAGITTLEEVLRVTREE; encoded by the coding sequence ATGAGTGACGTGCAGCAGCCTACCGAGCAAGACGCATTATCTCAGGTCACCTCTGAGGTTAATGCTGATATTGAACAAGATGGCAGTGAGTTTCACTCCGAAACCAAAGACCGTTTGCCGTTTGCTTATGCCCACCGCCATGCGGTGGTGTTGGCGGTCAATGAAGACAAGCAACTTTGTTTGTATCACACGCCAACTTCGCAAGCGCAAATCTTACTTGAGGTACGTCGATACAGCGGTACAGATTTGCCCTTGATAGAGCTGGATAATCAAGCGTTCGAAATGAAGCTGACTCAAGCCTATCAAAGCAACTCTTCAGAAGCGCAGCAGCTCATGGAAGATATCGGCAATGAGATGGATTTATTCACTCTTGCCGAAGAGCTGCCACAAACGGAAGATCTGTTAGAAGGCGATGACGATGCGCCTATTATCAAGCTCATCAATGCCTTGTTGTCCGAAGCCATCAAAGAAGAAGCGTCGGATATCCACATTGAAACTTATGAAAAGCAATTAGTGGTACGTTTCCGTGTCGATGGTGTGCTTAAAGAAGTGCTCAAGCCGAATCGTAAGTTGTCATCTTTGTTGGTTTCTCGTATCAAGGTTATGGCGCGTTTGGATATTGCAGAAAAGCGTGTACCACAGGATGGTCGTATTAGCTTAAGAATCGCTGGCCGTGCTGTCGATGTGCGGGTATCAACCATGCCATCCAGTCATGGCGAGCGTGTGGTGTTACGTCTTCTGGATAAAAATGCGGGCAACCTCGATCTGAAACAGCTGGGCATGACAGACAGTATTCGTCAGCAATTCGATGCACTTATCCGTAAACCTCACGGCATTATTTTGGTGACCGGTCCGACAGGATCGGGTAAAAGTACCACCTTGTACGCAGGTTTAACTGAGATCAACTCTCGAGATACCAACATTCTGACCGTTGAAGATCCGATTGAATATGAACTTGAAGGTATTGGTCAGACTCAGGTGAACACCAAAGTCGATATGACGTTTGCTCGCGGACTTCGTGCCATCTTGCGTCAGGATCCTGATGTGGTGATGATTGGTGAGATCCGTGATTTAGAAACGGCTCAAATTGCAGTACAAGCATCGTTAACCGGTCACTTGGTAATTTCAACTTTGCACACCAATACAGCCTCTGGCGCGATCACCCGTTTACAAGATATGGGTGTTGAGCCATTTTTAGTCTCTTCCAGTTTATTAGGAGTATTAGCTCAACGTCTGGTGCGTACCTTATGTAAAGATTGCCGTCAGCCCCATCAACCAAGTCCATCAGAGCTGGAACTATTAGGCTTAGAGCAAGGCAATGACTCGACGATTTATCGTGCCAGTGGTTGTAAAAAGTGTGGTTACAACGGCTATCGTGGTCGAACCGGTATTCATGAACTCTTGATTGTTGATGACACCGTCAGAGAACTTATTCATAACGGTCACGGTGAGCTCGCCATTGAAAAGCATGTGCGTAAAGGCACTCCGAGTATTCGTCACGATGGTATGAGTAAAGTACTCGCGGGGATCACTACGTTAGAAGAAGTGCTGCGTGTGACGCGAGAGGAGTAA
- the gspH gene encoding type II secretion system minor pseudopilin GspH, whose protein sequence is MRCRSQRGFTLLEIMIVVVLMGLMAAAVIPSFNTSTPKQQLEKKAKEFMATTELVLNETILSGQFLGIVIDPDGYHYVIYHENKWQPLTNDRILTERKLDNDMSLSVVVDGLPLKQSDEEHSDDIFDNEDDGLGLDEPLQSEKKLPTPQIMLFPSGELSPFELTFSMKDQQGDEQDVLVVGDALGRLTLGRPDEQS, encoded by the coding sequence ATGCGGTGTCGTTCACAGCGAGGGTTTACCTTGCTGGAAATCATGATCGTGGTGGTATTGATGGGATTGATGGCCGCGGCCGTTATCCCTTCTTTTAACACCTCGACCCCAAAACAGCAGCTAGAAAAGAAAGCTAAAGAGTTTATGGCCACCACTGAGTTAGTGTTGAATGAAACCATTCTCAGTGGCCAGTTTTTGGGAATAGTGATTGACCCCGATGGTTATCACTATGTGATTTATCATGAGAATAAATGGCAGCCGTTAACCAACGATCGTATTTTGACCGAGCGTAAGCTGGATAACGATATGAGCTTATCGGTTGTGGTGGATGGACTTCCATTAAAACAGAGTGATGAAGAACACAGCGACGATATTTTTGACAATGAAGATGACGGTTTAGGCTTGGATGAGCCACTGCAGTCAGAAAAAAAACTACCGACACCGCAGATCATGTTGTTTCCCAGTGGTGAACTTAGCCCCTTTGAGCTGACGTTTTCGATGAAAGATCAACAAGGCGATGAGCAAGATGTGTTAGTGGTAGGGGATGCCTTGGGTAGGCTGACATTAGGGAGACCTGATGAGCAATCATAA
- a CDS encoding type II secretion system protein M — MKQQFLNWWNGLAFREQQLVAVAGVVVAITIFYLGIWSPISSAQQNAQADLEYAKQSLMRVKQDANRLMGYKQTNRGQSSRGSLSNIVNQQADRFGLTITRMQPQGDKIQLWLEDAPFNDVLRYLDTLVAKQGLTVDSFDVANTDTLGVVRIRRIQLSR; from the coding sequence ATGAAACAACAATTTCTCAACTGGTGGAATGGCTTAGCCTTTCGTGAACAGCAATTAGTTGCGGTAGCTGGTGTAGTGGTGGCAATCACTATTTTTTATCTTGGGATTTGGAGCCCGATATCGTCGGCGCAGCAAAATGCTCAAGCTGATTTAGAGTACGCAAAACAGTCGTTAATGCGAGTTAAGCAAGATGCCAATCGACTTATGGGTTACAAGCAAACCAATCGTGGTCAAAGTAGCCGAGGCAGCTTGAGTAATATCGTCAATCAACAAGCGGATCGATTTGGATTGACCATTACTCGTATGCAGCCACAAGGGGACAAAATTCAACTGTGGCTGGAGGATGCCCCGTTTAACGATGTGTTGAGGTATTTAGATACCTTAGTGGCAAAGCAAGGCTTAACCGTGGATAGTTTTGATGTTGCCAATACTGATACCCTTGGCGTGGTGCGCATACGCCGAATTCAACTTTCACGTTAA
- the gspF gene encoding type II secretion system inner membrane protein GspF: MAAFEYKALDATGKQTKGVLEADTARHARNQLREMRLTPLSVDAVTEKEAKREQFTLFKKRISVAELALLTRQIATLVAAGLPIEEALKAVGQQCEKERLASMVMAVRSRVVEGYTLADSMAEFPHIFDDLYRAMVASGEKSGHLDVVLNRLADYTERRQQLKSKLTQAMVYPTALTIVAILVVSILLASVVPKVAEQFVHMGQSLPWSTQLMISMSDFVRDYGIGIVVAIMLSLVIFQRAVKQPKARMRYHTFILKLPVVGKVSRSLNTARFARTLSILSASSVPLLDGMRIASDVLQNVRVKEAVSEATSRVREGTSLGSALTATKLFPPMMLYMISSGEKSGELEQMLERAADSQDSQFEANVTIALGIFEPALVISMAVVVLFIVLSILQPILALNNLVSG; encoded by the coding sequence ATGGCGGCTTTTGAATACAAAGCACTGGATGCAACAGGGAAACAAACCAAAGGGGTACTCGAAGCCGATACCGCGCGTCATGCGCGTAATCAACTACGAGAAATGCGTTTAACCCCGTTGAGTGTTGATGCGGTTACCGAAAAAGAAGCAAAACGCGAACAGTTTACTTTATTTAAAAAGCGGATTTCAGTGGCGGAACTGGCACTGCTCACCCGTCAAATTGCCACCTTAGTCGCCGCTGGTTTGCCGATTGAAGAAGCCTTAAAAGCTGTAGGCCAACAGTGTGAAAAGGAACGTCTTGCCAGTATGGTAATGGCGGTGCGCTCCAGGGTGGTCGAAGGCTACACACTGGCTGACTCTATGGCCGAGTTCCCACATATTTTTGATGACTTATATCGCGCGATGGTAGCCTCAGGTGAAAAATCTGGGCACTTAGATGTGGTGTTGAATCGTCTGGCTGATTACACCGAGCGCCGTCAGCAGTTAAAATCAAAGCTCACTCAAGCTATGGTTTATCCCACAGCATTAACCATTGTCGCTATTCTGGTAGTGTCGATTCTATTAGCTTCCGTTGTCCCCAAAGTGGCTGAGCAATTTGTTCACATGGGGCAGTCACTACCTTGGAGTACGCAACTGATGATCTCCATGTCGGATTTTGTCAGGGATTATGGCATTGGCATTGTGGTCGCAATCATGTTGAGTTTAGTGATCTTTCAGCGTGCGGTTAAACAGCCTAAAGCTAGAATGCGCTATCACACGTTTATCTTAAAGCTTCCTGTCGTGGGTAAAGTCAGTCGCAGCCTTAATACCGCACGTTTTGCTCGTACCTTAAGTATTCTATCCGCTAGTTCGGTACCGCTTCTTGACGGTATGCGTATTGCCAGTGACGTTTTGCAGAATGTCAGAGTAAAAGAAGCTGTGAGTGAAGCAACGTCACGAGTACGTGAAGGAACCAGTTTGGGATCGGCATTAACCGCCACCAAGCTGTTTCCGCCAATGATGCTCTACATGATTTCATCGGGTGAAAAAAGCGGTGAATTAGAACAAATGCTAGAGCGCGCGGCCGATAGTCAAGACAGTCAATTTGAAGCCAATGTCACCATCGCCTTAGGGATTTTTGAACCCGCGCTGGTGATTTCCATGGCTGTCGTGGTGTTGTTTATTGTGTTATCGATTTTACAACCGATTTTAGCGCTCAATAATTTAGTGAGCGGTTAG
- the gspL gene encoding type II secretion system protein GspL, with protein sequence MSERLFIRLGTQTDDVCQWLVWSEQEQEIIASGELPDATQLHTLSERAGARPVDVMVPTSAITLTEVNLPEKGQRQALKALPFMLEDVLAQDIDQLHFVPGPRHGSALSVAIVAHEQMQLWVDWVKAAGLNVKRMIPDSLALPLADGCQWAAMTINDELLIRIGEGQGHSIPSAWQDAVLPKLLPLQDAEDDMDTVTVANYSPLELQGAELFSQPLELPMLVLAKGALQAPMNLMTDQYRPKRESNKTLLVWKNAAIIVGVCLLLSFIQKGVDIYQTHKQIDEVKAETVAVFKQATGSRSSKNVETILRSMLRKYQGKSSNSDMFAMMSGLIQAFEKVPSVQPNSLRYDGNRGELRLQISADSYDQVEAFKQAIGKGFNVDSGAQNKEDDKVSTILTLRNH encoded by the coding sequence GTGAGTGAACGCCTTTTTATACGACTAGGGACCCAGACTGACGATGTTTGTCAGTGGTTGGTATGGTCAGAACAAGAACAAGAAATTATTGCATCGGGTGAGTTACCAGATGCGACGCAGCTGCACACCTTAAGTGAGCGAGCGGGAGCTCGCCCTGTTGATGTCATGGTGCCTACTTCAGCCATTACTCTGACAGAGGTGAACTTACCTGAAAAAGGCCAACGTCAGGCATTGAAAGCCTTACCTTTTATGTTGGAAGACGTACTCGCACAAGATATCGACCAGCTTCACTTTGTGCCCGGTCCGCGTCATGGTAGTGCTTTGTCTGTGGCGATTGTCGCTCATGAGCAAATGCAGCTGTGGGTTGATTGGGTTAAAGCGGCGGGGCTTAATGTTAAGCGTATGATCCCCGATAGTTTAGCTCTACCGTTAGCCGATGGTTGCCAATGGGCCGCCATGACGATAAACGACGAATTGTTGATACGAATTGGCGAAGGACAAGGCCACAGTATTCCCAGTGCTTGGCAAGATGCCGTTTTACCTAAATTGCTGCCTCTGCAAGATGCAGAGGATGACATGGATACGGTGACCGTTGCTAATTACAGTCCACTGGAACTGCAAGGTGCTGAGTTGTTTTCACAACCGCTAGAGCTGCCTATGCTGGTACTGGCGAAAGGTGCGCTACAAGCGCCAATGAATTTGATGACCGATCAATATCGGCCTAAACGAGAAAGCAATAAGACATTATTAGTATGGAAAAATGCGGCGATTATCGTTGGTGTGTGCCTATTGCTGAGCTTTATCCAGAAAGGGGTTGATATCTATCAAACCCATAAACAAATCGATGAGGTTAAGGCAGAAACGGTCGCTGTGTTTAAGCAGGCGACTGGGAGTCGAAGTAGTAAAAATGTCGAGACCATTCTCAGAAGTATGCTGAGAAAGTATCAAGGCAAGTCTTCAAACAGTGATATGTTTGCCATGATGAGTGGGTTAATTCAGGCGTTTGAAAAAGTGCCAAGTGTGCAGCCTAATTCGCTCCGATATGATGGTAATCGAGGTGAATTAAGATTACAGATCAGTGCTGATAGCTATGATCAAGTCGAAGCGTTTAAACAAGCAATAGGCAAAGGCTTTAACGTTGATAGTGGTGCTCAAAATAAAGAAGATGACAAAGTCAGCACTATCCTAACCTTGAGGAATCACTGA
- the gspC gene encoding type II secretion system protein GspC — MDALDKVITRVVGLPHKPLSRIVVGLGLVLCLYLLAQLTWQLVPNPSTSSVPWKPSATSSSASRADVNIEPILNLSLFGKHDATQATKAPEPEPTLITDAPKSSLSIQLTGVVASTAKKQGIAIIASGGDQSTYSIGDRIKNTSASLKEVYADRVIITNAGRFETVMLDGLQFTTEVGANRALQQASRKKPIKKIEKKNDPKLAAQIAQTRREVLNDPRKITDYMQVSPIRRNGQMQGYRLSPGMKPSLFRAAGFKSGDIAKSINGYDLTDMSQALQVMAGLQDMTDISITVERQGQLIEIDFGLPN; from the coding sequence ATGGATGCATTAGATAAAGTTATCACGAGGGTGGTTGGTTTACCTCACAAACCGCTTAGTCGTATCGTAGTTGGATTGGGCTTAGTGCTCTGTCTGTATTTATTGGCGCAATTGACTTGGCAACTGGTCCCGAATCCCAGTACATCAAGTGTGCCTTGGAAACCGTCGGCGACGAGCTCTTCTGCCTCTCGCGCTGATGTGAATATCGAGCCTATCTTAAATTTATCTCTGTTTGGTAAGCATGATGCTACCCAAGCGACAAAAGCGCCTGAGCCAGAGCCCACATTAATTACTGATGCGCCTAAATCATCGCTATCGATACAATTAACTGGGGTGGTGGCGTCAACGGCGAAAAAGCAAGGTATCGCCATTATCGCTTCTGGCGGTGATCAGTCTACGTACTCAATTGGTGACAGAATTAAAAACACATCTGCTTCTTTAAAAGAGGTGTATGCCGACAGGGTTATCATTACCAACGCGGGGCGCTTTGAAACCGTGATGCTGGACGGATTGCAATTTACCACCGAAGTCGGCGCTAACCGAGCGTTACAACAAGCTTCACGAAAAAAACCAATAAAGAAAATTGAGAAAAAAAATGATCCCAAACTGGCGGCGCAAATCGCGCAAACTCGCCGTGAAGTTCTCAATGATCCAAGAAAAATTACCGATTATATGCAGGTATCGCCGATTCGAAGAAATGGGCAAATGCAAGGGTATCGACTATCTCCGGGGATGAAACCGAGCTTATTTAGAGCGGCGGGTTTTAAATCGGGCGATATTGCAAAAAGTATAAATGGCTATGATTTAACCGATATGTCGCAAGCATTACAAGTGATGGCAGGTCTACAAGATATGACTGACATCTCGATTACGGTTGAACGGCAAGGACAACTCATTGAAATTGATTTCGGGTTACCTAATTAA
- the gspI gene encoding type II secretion system minor pseudopilin GspI: MSNHKGMTLIEVMVALVIFAVAALSITNSLGQLMSNMPILQERTYAQWVADNVLVDAKLENEKQFLATGKKEGDTEMAGQRWYWRREVVKTQSDDFHMIRVSVSNDSRYQRILTQVNTYVFKVK; this comes from the coding sequence ATGAGCAATCATAAAGGGATGACCCTTATTGAAGTGATGGTGGCGTTGGTTATTTTTGCCGTGGCAGCGCTATCTATAACCAATAGCTTAGGGCAGTTGATGTCCAATATGCCCATTTTGCAAGAACGTACTTATGCCCAGTGGGTCGCGGATAATGTCTTGGTGGATGCCAAGCTTGAAAACGAAAAGCAGTTTTTAGCCACAGGCAAAAAAGAAGGGGATACCGAGATGGCAGGCCAGCGTTGGTACTGGCGTCGTGAAGTGGTTAAAACCCAAAGTGATGATTTTCATATGATCAGGGTCAGTGTGAGTAATGACTCACGCTACCAGCGTATTTTAACTCAGGTAAATACCTATGTATTTAAAGTTAAATAA
- the hslR gene encoding ribosome-associated heat shock protein Hsp15, whose product MRSEPKTVTTVRLDKWLWAARFYKTRAIAKQMIDGGKVHYNGQRTKSSKNAEIGALIRLRQGFDEKEIIIMALSDQRGQAIVAQTLYQETEQSIQKRATNAETRRLQRLNNPIPDTKPDKKQRRQIVRFKQHQGDIE is encoded by the coding sequence ATGCGATCCGAACCTAAAACCGTTACCACAGTCCGCCTTGATAAGTGGTTGTGGGCTGCGCGTTTTTATAAAACTCGTGCTATCGCCAAGCAGATGATCGATGGTGGCAAAGTACACTACAACGGCCAGCGTACGAAATCCAGTAAGAATGCTGAAATTGGGGCTCTTATCCGTTTGCGTCAAGGCTTTGATGAAAAAGAGATCATCATAATGGCTTTAAGTGACCAACGTGGTCAGGCCATTGTTGCGCAAACCCTATATCAAGAGACCGAACAAAGCATTCAAAAGCGTGCCACCAATGCCGAAACTCGTCGGCTGCAGCGCTTAAACAATCCGATTCCAGACACTAAACCTGATAAAAAACAACGTCGCCAGATTGTACGTTTTAAACAACATCAAGGCGATATTGAGTGA